AAGACTGACCGCAGTCGACTCGCCGAGGTCGCCTTGGAAGTTGAGGAACTTGCGCTCGATGCTGGCGATCGCTTCGAGGCGGTCCGCTCCGCTGAGCCGGGCCTCGCTGTAGAAAGCTGGAACCGACGACGCGGCTTTCTTCGCGTACCAGCCGACGCCTGCAAGGCCGGCGATCAGCAGCAGCATCAGCACGCCCAGGCGGACGAGCCACCGGCGCAGGCGAGACGGTCGCGTGGATGAGCTCGAGTCGGCCATGGCGTTCGAAGACGGCGTCGCGGGTTGGTTGGCCCGGCGTGGCGGTGGTGGTGGACGCTACGGCGACGACCGATAGCTGAGGCGGTCGTTGTCGAGATCAAGCCATGTCGGCCGTGGGTCGATGCGCTTGGACGATGCCGTCTGCCGCTCCTGACGCTGGTCCCAAGTACGATCCGACCGCGGGTCATCGCCGCCTGGCCGAGGCGAAACAGACCGAGCACGAGCGCGAGCTGGCTCGCCACGCTCGCGAGGCAACGTTCGATTCATTGCGGCCCAAAGCAAAGCTGGATCCTGATCAGGAAGAGAAAGCCACGCGCCTCCTCGCCGAGGCCGCAGTGCGACGGCTGCAACGTTGGTGCAACCCGGACACGGGCGGGCTCGATCCGGACGACCACGACGGGCTCCTGCGTCAGGGCACGGCCTACGGCTTGTCCGCGGAGGTGACCGAGCAGGTTCTGGCAGGCGTTGAGACGGCGTGGCGACTTCGTCCAGTCCCCGCGTCGCCGACGGCTGTGGCGCTTTCGGCGAAACGACGACGGCGGTGGGTGCTGCCAGCCGTTTTGACTCTGCTGGTCGTCCTCCTCGGAGCTTCCCAGCTGCTCCTGCTGCTCTTGTGGCGTGGCCTGCTCGACGCGTGAGCGCGTGTGAATCGGCCTGCGACACCGGGCCGTTATGATCGCGGTCCCGAATGCATGGTGCGTCGCTCGATCCCGAGGTCATGCTCAGCGCGTACGCCCAGGGTGCGTTCCCGATGACCGACCCGGACGGCGTCACGCGCTGGTACACGGCCGACCCACGCGGCGTAATTCCGCTGGACAATCGATTCCGCGTCAGTCGATCGCTGCGTCAGACCATCCGTCGTGGTCACTTCCGCGTCGATGTCAATCGCAACTTCGAGGCTGTGATGCGGGCGTGCATGCTCGATCGACCCGACGGCACATGGATCAGTGAGGAGCTGGTCGGTGCGTACGTCCATTTGCACAGCGAGGGTTTTGCCCACAGCGTCGAAACCTACACCGCTGACGGTGACGAACTTGTCGGCGGGCTGTACGGCGTGAGCCTGGGCGGGGCGTTCTTCGGCGAGAGCATGTTCCATCGCCGGTCCGACGCCAGCAAGGTGGCGCTCGTCTCGCTCGTCGAACGCTTGCGAGCGAGGCAATTCGTGCTTCTCGACGCCCAAGCCCGAACGCGGCACTTGAGCCACTTCGGATGTCAGGAACTCGACGCCCCCGTCTACCTCCGCTGGCTTCGCGACGCGATCATGCTCCGGCGCACGTTCAAGTGAGTCACGCCATGCGGGGTACCGCAGCGAGCAGGCGCTTGGTGTACGGATCCTGCGGGTCGTTGACGATCTGCTCCGTCGGGCCGCGCTCTGCGATCTTGCCCTTGTACATGACGAGCGTTTCGTCCGCGAGGTACTCGACCACGCCGAGGTTGTGCGTGATGAACAGGTACGTC
The DNA window shown above is from Planctomycetota bacterium and carries:
- the aat gene encoding leucyl/phenylalanyl-tRNA--protein transferase; protein product: MHGASLDPEVMLSAYAQGAFPMTDPDGVTRWYTADPRGVIPLDNRFRVSRSLRQTIRRGHFRVDVNRNFEAVMRACMLDRPDGTWISEELVGAYVHLHSEGFAHSVETYTADGDELVGGLYGVSLGGAFFGESMFHRRSDASKVALVSLVERLRARQFVLLDAQARTRHLSHFGCQELDAPVYLRWLRDAIMLRRTFK